The Bos taurus isolate L1 Dominette 01449 registration number 42190680 breed Hereford chromosome 18, ARS-UCD2.0, whole genome shotgun sequence genome has a window encoding:
- the TSNAXIP1 gene encoding translin-associated factor X-interacting protein 1 isoform X6, whose product MRAEERDEISMLKKEKMNLLKLIDKKNEEKISLQTEVTKLRKNLAEEYLHYLSERDARKILIADLNELRYQREDMSLAQSPGVWGEDPVKLTVALKMARQDLTRTQMELNTMKANFGDVVPRRDFEMQEKTLKELQEQLESLRDDYEEVRKEHEMLLQLHMSTLKERDQFYSELQEIQRTSTPRPDWSKCEDMVAGGRDRWHMLAEGKNSDQLVDVLLEEIGEGLLREKDFFPGLGYGESIPPFLRFDGIVENKKPTKKEVVKLLKDAWKERITEEQKEKFPDFFFSFLERHFGPGDAMAWAYTIFEYIKLFHTNEVMSQFYAVLMGKRKESVYIKQKQTIAQLLKEMTNVDSQNEGLLTMEQLSTVLKSTFPLKKDERIQELMEAGGWHPSSSNADLLDYRLLFMEDEEGQSVPFVQKLWEQYVVEKDEYLNELKQELGLELNEEVTLPKVREALMNIDPNLDKQTLNHYLRQAFQLPMTEMPEEDEEREEGIVTQLQTALEQLQMSDIRRMGPREQEPAS is encoded by the exons ATGAGGGCTGAGGAGAGAGATGAAATCTCCATGctgaagaaagagaagatgaaTTTGCTAAAACTCATTGACAAGAAGAATGAGGAGAAGATCTCATTGCAGACTGAG GTGACCAAACTGAGGAAGAACCTGGCTGAGGAGTATCTGCACTACCTCAGTGAGAGAGATGCCCGCAAGATCCTCATTGCAGACCTGAATGAGCTACGCTACCAGCGGGAAGACATGTCACTAGCCCAGTCCCCAG GCGTCTGGGGGGAGGACCCCGTGAAGCTAACAGTGGCTCTGAAGATGGCCCGGCAAGACCTGACCCGCACACAGATGGAACTCAACACCATGAAGGCCAACTTTGGAGATGTGGTGCCCAGGAGGGACTTTGAAATGCAGGAGAAAACCCTCAAGGAACTGCAGGAGCAG CTGGAGAGCCTGAGAGACGACTACGAAGAGGTCCGCAAGGAGCACGAGATGCTGCTGCAGTTGCACATGAGCACACTGAAGGAGCGGGACCAGTTCTACTCTGAGCTGCAGGAGATCCAGCGCACCTCCACGCCACGGCCGGACTGGTCCAAGTGTGAAG ATATGGTGGCTGGAGGACGAGATCGCTGGCACATGCTGGCTGAGGGCAAGAACAGTGACCAGCTGGTGGACGTGCTTCTGGAGGAGATTGGCGAGGGGCTGCTCCGGGAGAAAGACTTCTTCCCTGGTCTG GGCTATGGGGAATCCATCCCCCCTTTCCTTCGGTTTGATGGCATTGTGGAGAACAAGAAGCCAACCAAGAAGGAAGTGGTAAAACTCCTCAAGGATGCCTGGAAGGAACGTATCACTGAGGAGCAG AAAGAGAAGTTCCCagatttcttcttcagtttcctgGAGCGCCACTTTGGGCCTGGTGATGCCATGGCCTGGGCTTACACCATTTTTGAATATATCAAGCTCTTCCATACCAATGAAGTCATGAGTCAGTTCTATGCAGTCTTGATGGGAAAG AGGAAAGAGAGTGTGTACATCAAGCAGAAGCAGACCATAGCACAGCTGCTGAAGGAGATGACAAACGTTGACAGCCAGAATGAGGGCCTACTAACCATGGAGCAGTTAAG TACTGTCCTCAAGAGCACCTTCCCCTTGAAGAAGGATGAGAGAATCCAGGAGTTGATGGAGGCAGGGGGCTGGCATcccagcagcagcaatgcagacTTGCTCGACTACCGCCTGTTGTTTATGGAG GATGAGGAGGGCCAGAGCGTGCCCTTTGTGCAAAAGCTGTGGGAACAGTACGTGGTGGAAAAGGATGAATACTTAAACGAGTTAAAGCAGGAGCTGGGCCTGGAACT CAACGAGGAGGTGACCCTACCCAAGGTACGTGAGGCCCTGATGAACATTGATCCCAACCTGGACAAGCAGACCTTGAACCACTATTTGAGGCAGGCCTTCCAGCTCCCCATGACAGAAATGCCAGAGGAGgatgaggaaagggaagaaggcaTTGTGACACAGCTCCAGACTGCACTAGAACAGCTTCAGATGAGTGACATTAGGCGTATGGGGCCTCGGGAGCAGGAACCTGCAAGCTAA